One stretch of Cygnus olor isolate bCygOlo1 chromosome 1, bCygOlo1.pri.v2, whole genome shotgun sequence DNA includes these proteins:
- the LOC121069389 gene encoding histone H3 encodes MARTKQTARKSTGGKAPRKQLATKAARKSAPATGGVKKPHRYRPGTVALREIRRYQKSTELLIRKLPFQRLVREIAQDFKTDLRFQSSAVMALQEASEAYLVGLFEDTNLCAIHAKRVTIMPKDIQLARRIRGERA; translated from the coding sequence ATGGCGCGCACGAAGCAGACGGCGCGTAAGTCGACGGGCGGGAAGGCGCCCCGCAAGCAGCTGGCCACCAAGGCGGCCCGCAAGAGCGCGCCGGCCACGGGCGGCGTGAAGAAGCCGCACCGCTACCGGCCCGGCACGGTGGCGCTGCGCGAGATCCGCCGCTACCAGAAGTCGACGGAGCTGCTGATCCGCAAGCTGCCCTTCCAGCGGCTGGTGCGCGAGATCGCGCAGGACTTCAAGACCGACCTGCGCTTCCAGAGCTCGGCCGTGATGGCGCTGCAGGAGGCGAGCGAGGCCTACCTGGTGGGGCTCTTCGAGGACACCAACCTGTGCGCCATCCACGCCAAGCGCGTCACCATCATGCCCAAGGACATCCAGCTCGCCCGCCGCATCCGCGGGGAGCGCGCCTGa